The Lutibacter sp. A64 genome segment ATAATAGTTGCAATCGCAGTAACATGTACTTGTATTTCTTGTGAAGATTACTTGGATTTAAGTCCAATTTCAGAAGAAACATCTGCGAATGCTTACAACAGTGCAAGTCAAATTGAAGCAGCACTCACAGGAACCTATGAATCATTTCAATCATCAGATTATTATATTTGGGACAATGTGCTGTTTCAAGATGTAAGATCTGACAATTATTATGCAGGTGGCGATAACCCTGAAATTTTCTCAATAGATTATTTAACCATTTCACCAACCAATTCAAAAGTATATGGTAGTTGGTCTAATTTGTACAATGCTATTGCAAAAGCAAATACAGTTATTGATAGAATAGATGCTGTTGAAGATGTTAATTTAACGCAAGAACGAAGAGATCAAATTACAGGTGAAGCTTATTTTTTAAGAGCCTACCACTATTACAATTTAGTAAAAACTTGGGGCGGAGTTCCACTAGTATTAGAAGCAGTTACATCAGTAAATCCAGAAGATGTTAATTTACCAAGAGCTTCAGTAGAAGAAGTTTATGAGCAAATTCTCTCTGATTTGGAATTGGCAGCTACACTTTTACCAGATACTTATGGAAATGAGGCAAGCGTAAATAAAGCACGAGCAACTGCTGGTGCAGCAAATGCTTTAGCTGCAAAAGCTTGTATGCAAAAACCAAATCCAAGCTATGAACAAGCGTTGGCATTTATTTCTGAAGTTGAAAAAAGCTCTGCAAACTACATTTTAATAGATTACAATTATTTATTCGATGGAAATCATTACAACAATAGTGAATCTATCCTAGAAGTACAATTTTTGGGCGGTGATGAAGGAAACTGGGGACCTCAAATGTTAT includes the following:
- a CDS encoding RagB/SusD family nutrient uptake outer membrane protein, whose translation is MKIYKIIVAIAVTCTCISCEDYLDLSPISEETSANAYNSASQIEAALTGTYESFQSSDYYIWDNVLFQDVRSDNYYAGGDNPEIFSIDYLTISPTNSKVYGSWSNLYNAIAKANTVIDRIDAVEDVNLTQERRDQITGEAYFLRAYHYYNLVKTWGGVPLVLEAVTSVNPEDVNLPRASVEEVYEQILSDLELAATLLPDTYGNEASVNKARATAGAANALAAKACMQKPNPSYEQALAFISEVEKSSANYILIDYNYLFDGNHYNNSESILEVQFLGGDEGNWGPQMLLPPSISGDTWRKFVTPSHDLVNAFDAEGDVVRKNATVLFESVQWIDEYWGNEIGTTIPFGYKWKSASGWASSNRQYLLRYGDIVLLKAEALNETGQLELAAVEVNRIRNRALLPDLTSAQKANKEVMKATILNERRLELAQEAQRWDDLVRNNVAVSTMNNLVTIDLRTGSAVNYNMTAAKILLPIPQQELDRNPALVQNPL